One Rhodospirillaceae bacterium genomic region harbors:
- a CDS encoding class I SAM-dependent methyltransferase, whose product MLDRRTLFPALTGLGAAVGATAGALIGGRKAEAAPPSFKGDLDPRGTVGRLERLPNLDLESQQDFLTGFRTFTGQGFRRASAQRMAKLFEARGLDPHGDPPMETILEIAENDPVLGMHCRTWVSLQQMTWGTIQSHLYQDADKYLAELEAADSAGPGTLELNPDMVLPDHVKHEIHIMPGGYVGDPLGGYVYHYGNNNFYGGRNDQDEVQVDFASRVPVPTSPQPGGRPLRILEVGCTTGQYSIALKERFPDAEVWGIDAGAPMLRYAHMRAVDLGVDVNFAQRLAEDTKFEDGYFDIVTSYILHHEMPAEISKQTVAETFRVLRPGGVFFPIDFYTGENKPTPSANQKFRHWWDHRWNNEVWWDEYDDLDLFGVMETAGFDTTEDGPAAWIGRKNLMGLKPA is encoded by the coding sequence ATGCTTGATCGCAGAACCCTTTTTCCTGCTTTAACCGGACTTGGTGCTGCAGTTGGAGCCACAGCTGGGGCTTTAATCGGGGGACGTAAGGCTGAAGCGGCGCCACCAAGCTTTAAAGGTGATCTTGATCCGCGCGGCACCGTGGGCCGGCTTGAGCGTCTGCCGAACTTGGATCTGGAAAGCCAGCAGGATTTTCTGACTGGGTTTCGAACCTTTACCGGACAGGGGTTTCGCCGCGCGTCCGCGCAGCGCATGGCCAAGTTGTTTGAAGCCAGGGGCCTGGACCCTCATGGCGATCCGCCCATGGAAACCATCCTGGAGATTGCTGAGAACGATCCGGTGTTGGGCATGCACTGCCGCACATGGGTCAGTCTTCAGCAAATGACGTGGGGGACCATTCAATCCCACCTGTATCAGGACGCCGACAAATATCTGGCGGAACTGGAAGCCGCTGACTCTGCCGGACCCGGTACTCTGGAATTAAACCCGGATATGGTGCTGCCGGATCACGTAAAGCATGAAATTCACATCATGCCGGGCGGCTATGTTGGCGACCCCCTGGGTGGTTACGTTTATCACTACGGCAACAATAATTTTTACGGCGGTCGCAATGATCAGGATGAGGTGCAGGTTGATTTTGCCAGCAGAGTGCCGGTTCCAACCTCACCACAGCCCGGCGGACGGCCACTTCGCATTCTGGAAGTCGGATGCACCACCGGGCAGTACTCTATCGCGCTGAAAGAACGGTTCCCCGATGCCGAAGTGTGGGGCATTGATGCCGGCGCGCCGATGCTTCGGTATGCCCATATGCGTGCGGTTGATTTGGGCGTTGATGTGAACTTTGCCCAACGTCTGGCGGAAGATACTAAGTTTGAGGACGGCTACTTTGATATCGTCACGTCCTATATTTTGCATCACGAGATGCCCGCTGAAATTTCCAAGCAGACCGTGGCTGAGACGTTCCGTGTTTTGAGGCCGGGCGGCGTGTTCTTCCCGATTGACTTCTATACGGGAGAAAACAAGCCGACTCCCAGTGCAAATCAAAAGTTCCGCCATTGGTGGGATCATCGCTGGAACAACGAAGTCTGGTGGGATGAATACGATGACCTCGACCTCTTCGGGGTCATGGAAACCGCCGGTTTTGACACCACAGAGGATGGCCCAGCGGCCTGGATTGGCCGAAAAAACCTTATGGGACTCAAACCGGCCTAG
- a CDS encoding class I SAM-dependent methyltransferase, with translation MIDRRTLFPALTALGGAASAFFGGRKATAATNTKGGFAGDLEPRGTQGRLERIPELDLESQQDFLTGFRRFTGRGFNRIASKRLAELFEAKGLDPHGDPSIETVLEIAGDDPVLGMHCRSWVSMQQLTWSTVQELVYRDPDKYLAELEAADKAGPGTLELNPDMDLPDHVKHEIHIMPGGYVGDPLGGYVFHYGTNNFYGGNNHQDELHISYADSVPVPTTPQPGGRPLRILEMGCTIGQMTVALKERFPDAEVWGIDAGGPMVRYGHMRAVDLGVDVNFAQRLAEDTKFEDGYFDIVTSYILHHEMPAEISKQTVKETFRILRPGGVFFPIDFYTGENKPSVSAGQKFRHWWDHRWNNEVWWDEYDDLDLFGEMESAGFETTEDGPAAWIGRKNLLGIKPA, from the coding sequence ATGATTGATCGTCGCACGTTGTTTCCAGCGCTCACAGCTCTTGGCGGAGCTGCCAGCGCTTTCTTTGGTGGACGCAAGGCCACAGCTGCGACAAATACCAAAGGCGGCTTTGCCGGTGATCTTGAACCACGCGGTACACAAGGTCGATTAGAACGCATTCCTGAGCTTGATCTTGAGAGCCAGCAGGACTTCCTGACGGGGTTTCGGCGGTTCACGGGGCGCGGTTTCAATCGCATCGCGTCGAAGCGTTTGGCTGAATTGTTTGAAGCTAAGGGTTTGGACCCGCATGGTGACCCATCAATCGAGACAGTGCTTGAAATCGCTGGTGATGACCCAGTTCTGGGCATGCATTGCCGCAGTTGGGTCAGCATGCAGCAGCTGACCTGGAGCACGGTGCAAGAACTGGTGTATCGCGATCCTGATAAATATCTCGCCGAGTTGGAAGCCGCTGATAAAGCCGGACCAGGAACGCTGGAACTGAATCCGGATATGGATCTGCCCGATCATGTGAAGCATGAAATTCACATCATGCCGGGCGGTTATGTGGGTGACCCTCTTGGCGGGTATGTTTTCCATTACGGGACCAACAATTTCTATGGTGGCAATAATCATCAGGATGAATTGCATATCTCTTATGCGGATTCCGTGCCAGTTCCCACGACACCACAGCCGGGCGGTCGTCCTCTGCGTATATTGGAAATGGGCTGCACCATTGGACAGATGACAGTTGCCCTGAAAGAGCGTTTTCCGGATGCTGAGGTTTGGGGCATCGATGCTGGCGGACCAATGGTCCGTTATGGACATATGCGGGCCGTCGACCTTGGCGTCGATGTGAACTTTGCACAACGCCTGGCGGAAGACACTAAGTTTGAAGACGGCTATTTCGATATCGTCACGTCTTATATTTTGCATCACGAGATGCCCGCTGAGATTTCAAAACAGACGGTAAAAGAAACCTTCCGTATTCTGCGCCCCGGTGGTGTGTTTTTCCCGATTGATTTTTACACCGGTGAAAACAAACCGAGTGTCAGTGCCGGGCAGAAGTTCCGCCACTGGTGGGATCACCGCTGGAACAACGAAGTCTGGTGGGACGAATATGATGATTTGGATCTCTTCGGGGAAATGGAATCTGCCGGATTTGAGACCACCGAAGATGGTCCGGCTGCCTGGATTGGGCGGAAAAACCTGTTAGGAATCAAACCCGCCTAA
- a CDS encoding class I SAM-dependent methyltransferase has translation MLDRRTVFKATTAIGAALSSLVGGRAVQAKLPKSVDVEPRGTDRRLERLPKLDVESREDFLTQFRIWVNRDVRRAGAQRADRILEAAGLDKRAQMSDEAAIELIGGDHIVGLSGRAWISAQQIMWKNLYDEFHGNADAYLAEMEAADNAGPGTLELNPDMVLPKYTKHEIHMQPGGYVGDAFAGHMYHYGTNNFWEGRNYQDEMHAKLVDTIPTPKDGKVKRILHMGCSAGQLTLRLKEKYPDAEVWGIDVGGPMVRYAHMRAVDLGVDVHFAQRLAEDTKFPDGHFDLVTSFLLFHEVSAEAAAQIIAEGHRVLRPGGVFFARDQLDWDKMPQQTPFQQYQRFWIWRWNHEVWQKDHRSNNYPKLLAEAGFEVDDKTPQERGAFRGSMMGVKQA, from the coding sequence ATGTTGGATCGTAGAACGGTGTTCAAAGCGACGACAGCGATTGGTGCTGCTCTTTCGTCCCTAGTCGGTGGGCGCGCAGTCCAAGCCAAATTGCCGAAAAGCGTTGATGTTGAGCCACGTGGGACGGATCGCCGCCTTGAGCGTTTACCAAAGCTGGATGTTGAAAGCCGCGAAGACTTCCTGACCCAATTCCGGATTTGGGTAAACCGCGATGTCCGCCGCGCTGGGGCGCAACGCGCGGACCGGATCTTAGAGGCCGCCGGGCTTGATAAGCGCGCCCAGATGTCTGACGAAGCGGCCATTGAACTGATTGGCGGCGATCATATTGTTGGTCTCAGTGGTCGGGCGTGGATCAGCGCTCAGCAAATCATGTGGAAAAATCTGTACGACGAATTTCATGGCAACGCCGATGCCTATCTGGCGGAAATGGAAGCCGCAGATAATGCGGGGCCGGGCACCTTGGAACTCAACCCAGATATGGTGTTACCAAAATATACCAAACACGAAATTCACATGCAGCCGGGCGGCTATGTGGGAGACGCTTTTGCAGGCCATATGTATCACTATGGTACGAATAACTTCTGGGAGGGTCGTAACTACCAGGATGAAATGCACGCCAAGCTGGTGGATACTATTCCGACACCCAAGGACGGCAAGGTAAAACGCATTCTGCATATGGGATGCAGTGCCGGACAGTTGACCTTACGCCTGAAAGAAAAGTACCCGGATGCCGAGGTTTGGGGCATCGATGTCGGCGGACCCATGGTTCGCTATGCACATATGCGGGCCGTGGATTTAGGCGTAGACGTTCATTTCGCGCAGCGCTTGGCCGAGGATACCAAATTCCCGGACGGTCACTTTGATTTGGTGACATCCTTCCTGCTGTTCCATGAGGTGAGTGCTGAGGCCGCCGCGCAGATTATCGCCGAGGGTCATCGTGTGCTGCGCCCGGGGGGGGTGTTTTTTGCGCGGGATCAGTTGGACTGGGATAAGATGCCCCAGCAAACGCCGTTTCAGCAGTATCAGAGATTTTGGATTTGGCGCTGGAATCATGAGGTCTGGCAGAAAGACCATCGCAGCAACAATTATCCTAAGTTGCTGGCCGAGGCGGGCTTTGAAGTTGATGATAAAACACCCCAGGAGCGGGGCGCGTTTAGAGGGAGTATGATGGGTGTGAAGCAAGCCTGA
- a CDS encoding FAD-dependent oxidoreductase, which translates to MTRKTKFHSPLSQNISKRQFLSAAGAAAASATLTTSQPSKAADDAWDAIIIGGGTAGLPAAIFAGQRGAKVLIIEAAPVIGGTMFLSSGQMSAAGTKLQKSKGITGDSPQSHYDDVMRISNNTADPYILRLATENAAPAFDWLTDNGFEVYPHHPVTGTTHEPYSHARYAWHKEGAMGILAVFEKLLEPLTASGAVTIMTSTEASELIQDDNGNVIGVVTVNADGKTARYMGKNVVLTSGGYASNPEMFEELEGAPDYSDVSYPYSQGAGITLGTSVGGYVRYGEHHLPLFGAILADEDYPAPMVAVARHFPGDRPPWEIIVDAQGKRFLQEDILSHAAYEEALVEQPGEQCWTVWDHEIHTQAPRLISGGFMGMMEPDDIAEAFNEGYHNFFKADSLEELAVKMGVDKTGLSRTVAEYNKAQAGETKDPLGRTHMPLPIEKGPFYGVRLQSWFLTTFAGIAVGEGLQVIRQDGSKIGGLYAAGEILGTGATSGRAICGGMLVTPAIAFGKLLGEQFLQFDA; encoded by the coding sequence ATGACCAGGAAAACCAAGTTTCACAGCCCATTGTCACAGAACATCAGCAAGCGGCAGTTCTTGTCCGCCGCAGGTGCCGCAGCCGCCAGCGCGACGCTAACCACTTCGCAACCGAGCAAAGCCGCAGACGATGCCTGGGATGCCATTATCATCGGCGGCGGAACGGCCGGCCTTCCCGCAGCGATTTTTGCCGGTCAGCGGGGCGCTAAAGTCCTTATTATCGAAGCCGCGCCGGTGATTGGTGGCACCATGTTCCTCTCGTCTGGCCAAATGAGCGCCGCCGGCACCAAGCTGCAGAAATCAAAGGGAATCACCGGCGACAGCCCGCAATCCCATTACGACGACGTCATGCGCATCAGCAATAATACCGCGGATCCTTATATCCTGCGTCTGGCCACTGAAAACGCCGCCCCCGCCTTTGATTGGCTGACTGATAATGGCTTTGAGGTCTATCCTCATCATCCCGTGACCGGCACGACCCACGAGCCCTACAGTCACGCTCGCTACGCCTGGCACAAGGAAGGCGCCATGGGCATTCTTGCGGTTTTCGAGAAGCTTCTTGAGCCTCTCACCGCGTCCGGTGCCGTCACCATCATGACCAGCACCGAAGCGTCTGAGCTTATTCAAGACGATAATGGCAACGTGATCGGCGTCGTCACCGTCAATGCCGATGGAAAGACAGCACGCTATATGGGTAAGAATGTGGTTCTCACCAGTGGCGGCTATGCCTCCAACCCAGAAATGTTTGAAGAACTCGAGGGCGCACCAGATTATTCTGACGTGTCTTATCCCTACAGCCAGGGCGCGGGTATCACCCTCGGCACCTCGGTTGGCGGCTATGTCCGCTATGGCGAACACCACTTGCCACTGTTCGGTGCCATCCTTGCCGACGAAGATTATCCAGCCCCTATGGTCGCGGTCGCCCGCCACTTCCCTGGGGACAGACCCCCATGGGAAATCATCGTCGATGCGCAAGGAAAGCGCTTCCTGCAGGAAGATATTTTAAGTCACGCCGCCTATGAAGAAGCGCTGGTCGAACAACCTGGCGAACAGTGCTGGACGGTCTGGGATCATGAAATACATACCCAGGCTCCACGCCTCATTTCAGGCGGCTTCATGGGTATGATGGAGCCAGATGACATCGCTGAAGCTTTCAACGAGGGCTATCATAACTTCTTTAAGGCCGACTCCCTTGAGGAACTGGCCGTGAAGATGGGCGTCGATAAAACGGGCCTGTCCAGAACTGTTGCTGAGTACAATAAAGCCCAAGCCGGAGAGACCAAGGATCCGCTGGGCCGGACCCATATGCCCTTACCGATCGAAAAAGGACCGTTCTATGGTGTGCGTCTGCAAAGCTGGTTCCTGACCACCTTCGCGGGCATCGCCGTTGGCGAGGGCTTGCAGGTCATTCGCCAGGATGGGTCAAAAATCGGCGGGCTTTACGCCGCTGGCGAAATCCTCGGGACAGGCGCTACAAGTGGTCGCGCCATCTGCGGCGGCATGCTCGTAACCCCAGCTATTGCTTTCGGTAAGCTATTGGGTGAACAGTTTTTACAGTTCGACGCCTAA
- a CDS encoding acyltransferase encodes MADPVQSQNQTRYVQHLHAFRGFAIINIAAIHCWGNVIHYTGLNPWSPSDNYVDALNEVIFHDSTLYFTLISGLLFSVIQTGRSWTNFFQRKLSNVVVPYLIITIIFSLFFQRFGLFDTDRLFSDRVMEFADRLVSNFLHGSTVYHLWYIPVLALLFLATPFIVFVLKSPKTRWLIIPLILAPLISPRAWPEFSWNTVVYFLGAYSAGIYLGQDYHQKLRRIAAWKVPLMAAVAVTTAILIYAYITETGRVAGLPFRETLFYIQKMSFALLVLLFLKANEARLPRWLDPLATYALTIYFLHAAVLIALISSFNALAVPAPSALGTVALGGLFLIIAIGVSLGIGIAVKRLTGKWSRFLIGT; translated from the coding sequence TTGGCAGATCCGGTGCAGAGTCAAAATCAAACACGTTACGTTCAGCATCTTCACGCGTTTCGCGGCTTTGCAATCATCAACATTGCTGCGATCCATTGCTGGGGTAACGTTATTCACTACACTGGGCTTAACCCATGGTCACCGTCAGACAACTATGTAGATGCGCTGAACGAGGTCATTTTTCATGATTCAACGCTCTATTTCACATTGATCTCGGGGCTGTTGTTTTCCGTTATCCAGACCGGCCGGTCTTGGACCAACTTCTTTCAACGGAAACTCAGTAATGTGGTCGTGCCCTATCTCATAATTACCATTATTTTTTCACTGTTTTTCCAGCGCTTTGGCCTGTTCGATACGGACCGGCTTTTTTCCGACAGGGTCATGGAGTTCGCAGACCGCTTGGTCTCTAATTTCCTGCACGGCAGTACGGTGTATCACCTGTGGTACATCCCTGTTCTGGCATTGCTTTTCCTTGCGACGCCTTTCATCGTCTTTGTGCTTAAGTCACCGAAGACACGCTGGCTTATCATTCCCCTTATATTGGCTCCATTGATCTCACCACGCGCATGGCCGGAGTTTAGTTGGAACACGGTTGTATACTTTCTCGGTGCTTACAGCGCCGGTATTTATCTCGGCCAGGACTACCATCAAAAGCTGCGCCGGATCGCCGCATGGAAGGTCCCTCTAATGGCCGCCGTTGCGGTAACCACCGCCATTCTCATCTATGCGTACATAACAGAGACCGGAAGAGTGGCAGGACTCCCCTTCCGTGAAACACTGTTTTACATCCAAAAGATGTCCTTCGCCCTGCTCGTTCTGCTTTTTCTAAAAGCCAACGAAGCCCGTCTGCCGCGCTGGCTCGACCCCTTGGCGACCTATGCGCTGACCATCTATTTCCTGCATGCTGCGGTGCTGATTGCTCTCATTTCCTCGTTTAACGCTTTGGCTGTGCCAGCCCCAAGCGCACTAGGAACAGTTGCCCTCGGCGGCTTATTTCTCATCATTGCCATCGGCGTAAGCCTCGGCATCGGTATCGCCGTTAAGCGGCTGACAGGAAAATGGTCACGCTTCCTTATTGGGACATAA
- a CDS encoding peroxiredoxin family protein: MRAILSSLVILSGLGVWASGPASATEIIDVGPAIGSAIPDAFNVRDANGTERTYADVAGAQGLVLAFVRSASWCPFCQSQMKDLQNIAADLKERGYELAVLSYDEPKVLDQFAKKQGITYTLLSDEGSKVIDAFDVRDPQYGEESMAYGVPQPVIFIIDPAGTVQGKLALEGYRDRPPLEDVMAEVERILGKMS; this comes from the coding sequence GTGCGCGCCATTTTATCGAGCTTGGTTATCTTATCCGGTTTGGGCGTCTGGGCTTCAGGCCCGGCTTCAGCAACGGAAATAATTGATGTTGGCCCGGCAATCGGCTCAGCCATTCCTGATGCTTTCAATGTGCGCGATGCAAATGGCACTGAACGGACTTATGCGGACGTTGCAGGCGCGCAGGGCTTGGTTTTGGCTTTCGTACGATCCGCCAGCTGGTGCCCGTTTTGCCAGTCACAGATGAAAGACCTGCAGAACATCGCCGCTGATCTCAAAGAACGCGGATATGAACTGGCCGTTTTAAGTTATGACGAGCCGAAGGTGCTGGATCAATTCGCGAAGAAGCAGGGCATTACGTATACCTTGCTGTCGGACGAAGGCTCCAAGGTTATTGATGCCTTTGACGTGCGTGATCCGCAGTATGGTGAAGAGTCTATGGCCTACGGTGTGCCGCAACCCGTGATCTTCATTATTGATCCAGCTGGAACCGTGCAGGGCAAACTGGCCCTCGAAGGTTATCGTGATCGCCCACCGCTGGAAGATGTGATGGCTGAGGTCGAACGTATTCTGGGCAAGATGTCCTAA
- a CDS encoding DUF2892 domain-containing protein, with product MEPNVSAVDRIIRILVGAALVAIPFTIPTNGDWVRQLMEIVAGLLGLSLVASGVLAYCWVYNMLGINTCKPST from the coding sequence ATGGAACCGAATGTCAGTGCCGTTGACCGCATAATCCGCATCCTTGTAGGGGCCGCCTTGGTCGCCATTCCATTTACCATTCCCACAAACGGCGATTGGGTACGTCAATTGATGGAAATTGTGGCGGGATTACTGGGTCTATCTCTAGTTGCGTCTGGCGTTCTCGCTTACTGCTGGGTTTACAACATGCTGGGCATCAATACCTGTAAACCCTCCACTTAA